In Candidatus Eremiobacterota bacterium, the following are encoded in one genomic region:
- a CDS encoding NUDIX domain-containing protein produces the protein MKDGSRPDAVAVVVLRGAGENARILLLRRATGAFAGAWTFVMGGVEEGERGTDAARRELLEETGLRLVTLFTAGELDAFYDPVRDRVVHVPFFVAHVDDERDCVLETDVHDEHRWVNLAEAEELLEFASQRRVLAEIHRGFVARTPQPWRMIR, from the coding sequence CGGTCGCAGTCGTGGTTCTGCGGGGCGCCGGCGAGAACGCGCGGATATTGCTGTTGCGGCGGGCGACCGGGGCGTTCGCGGGCGCGTGGACGTTCGTGATGGGCGGCGTCGAAGAGGGCGAGCGCGGGACCGACGCAGCGCGCCGCGAGCTGCTCGAAGAGACGGGCCTAAGGTTGGTTACGCTGTTTACGGCCGGCGAGCTCGACGCATTCTACGATCCCGTGCGCGACCGGGTTGTCCACGTCCCGTTCTTCGTCGCCCACGTCGATGATGAGCGCGACTGCGTGCTTGAAACGGACGTGCACGACGAGCACCGCTGGGTCAACCTCGCCGAAGCCGAAGAGCTGCTCGAATTCGCTTCGCAGCGGCGCGTGCTCGCGGAGATCCACCGCGGCTTCGTCGCGCGCACACCGCAGCCGTGGCGCATGATTCGCTGA